Proteins encoded within one genomic window of Polaribacter sp. NJDZ03:
- a CDS encoding Coenzyme F420 hydrogenase/dehydrogenase, beta subunit C-terminal domain yields MIKQEENKQPEVIDFVVNPNMCIGCGMCVPVCPTKSLEMAWSDEGFKVPVKVNDCDSSGECITVCPFNPFPEEAVKTETEIADIFLKDETESHPRIGKYNGLYAGYSESHRITSSSGGTATYIFENLFKQNIVQHVISVKQSNTKDAHYEFAISSSLNDILSASKTKYFPVSMDTALLRIKELEGKVAITGVACFVKAIRLAQYKDVELKEKISFIVGIICGGVKSRFFTEYLAEKSSVNKNDYEKPQFRIKNHKSTAGDYSFGCVSSSTKEEKSIRMKTVGDMWGTGLFKANACDFCDDVTTELADISLGDAWMPPYLKDGKGTNVIVTRSLLAKKIIEEGLIKKELVIDRISLEAFLKSQKGSFNHRQRALGFRMKKKNIKIPKRFNNEKITIAFKIVQSLRMKMRSNSLKIWKNSPNAITFDNEIKKDLIKLKKFTKYYHYYDGIINRVFVWKKK; encoded by the coding sequence ATGATTAAACAAGAAGAAAATAAACAACCAGAAGTTATAGATTTTGTTGTAAACCCAAATATGTGTATTGGTTGTGGAATGTGTGTTCCTGTTTGTCCTACAAAATCACTTGAAATGGCTTGGAGTGATGAAGGCTTTAAGGTTCCTGTTAAAGTAAATGATTGTGATTCAAGTGGGGAATGTATAACTGTTTGTCCTTTTAATCCTTTTCCAGAAGAAGCAGTGAAAACAGAAACAGAAATAGCAGATATCTTTCTAAAAGATGAAACAGAATCTCATCCTAGAATTGGTAAGTACAATGGTCTTTATGCAGGGTATTCAGAATCTCATAGAATAACTTCCTCTTCAGGTGGTACCGCTACTTATATTTTTGAAAACCTTTTTAAACAAAATATAGTGCAGCATGTTATTTCTGTTAAGCAATCAAATACTAAAGATGCTCATTACGAATTTGCTATTTCAAGTTCGTTAAATGATATTTTATCAGCATCTAAGACTAAATATTTTCCTGTTTCAATGGATACAGCACTGTTAAGAATTAAAGAGCTAGAAGGTAAGGTCGCTATTACAGGTGTTGCATGTTTTGTTAAAGCAATTAGATTAGCCCAGTACAAAGATGTTGAGTTGAAAGAAAAAATTTCATTTATTGTTGGTATTATTTGTGGTGGAGTTAAAAGCCGATTTTTTACTGAATATCTAGCTGAGAAATCAAGTGTAAACAAAAATGATTACGAGAAGCCTCAGTTTCGTATTAAAAACCATAAAAGTACAGCTGGTGATTATTCCTTTGGCTGTGTAAGTTCTTCTACTAAAGAAGAAAAATCCATAAGGATGAAAACTGTTGGTGATATGTGGGGTACCGGCCTTTTTAAGGCTAATGCTTGTGATTTTTGTGATGATGTAACAACTGAACTTGCCGATATTTCTTTAGGAGATGCTTGGATGCCTCCTTACCTTAAAGATGGTAAAGGGACAAATGTTATTGTTACTAGATCTCTTTTAGCAAAGAAGATTATAGAGGAGGGGTTGATTAAAAAAGAACTTGTAATTGATCGTATATCTTTAGAAGCTTTTTTAAAATCTCAAAAAGGTAGTTTTAATCATCGTCAAAGAGCACTTGGTTTTAGGATGAAGAAAAAAAATATAAAAATTCCAAAAAGATTTAATAATGAAAAAATTACAATAGCATTTAAAATTGTGCAAAGTTTAAGAATGAAAATGCGCTCTAATAGCTTGAAAATATGGAAAAATTCTCCAAATGCTATTACATTTGATAACGAAATAAAAAAAGATTTAATTAAATTAAAAAAATTTACAAAATATTATCATTACTATGATGGCATTATTAATAGAGTTTTTGTTTGGAAAAAAAAATAA
- a CDS encoding glycosyltransferase family 4 protein yields MEKNLIVLCILIAASFVYLKLAKKFNIVDKPNERSSHTKVTIRGGGIIFPIAILLFFFMNDFQYPFFVLGLFLISFVSFLDDIYTLSSKVRFPFQIIAIFLILYQAAFPVFPLYYSIFCLVFGVAVINMFNFMDGINGITGIYSLVVLSGMYFINLNETIVHTDLIVYSGLSLIVFGFYNFRKKALFFAGDIGSIAIGMLLFFIGFLFVIKLNSIIFLLLILVYGADTALTMLYRLIYTKESVLDPHRHHMYQKLVDVSKISHLKVSLGYGVLQLVVNFIILKSYKLEMSIQLIVFFGMIVLFIILYVYLFRVLAKKAKMSNA; encoded by the coding sequence ATGGAGAAGAATTTAATTGTTTTATGTATATTAATTGCAGCATCTTTTGTGTATTTAAAGTTAGCTAAAAAATTTAATATTGTTGACAAACCCAATGAAAGAAGTTCGCATACGAAAGTAACGATTAGGGGAGGTGGAATTATTTTTCCGATTGCAATTCTATTATTCTTCTTTATGAATGATTTTCAATATCCCTTTTTTGTTTTAGGGCTATTTTTAATTTCTTTTGTTAGTTTTTTAGATGACATCTATACGTTAAGTTCAAAGGTTCGGTTTCCTTTTCAAATCATTGCTATATTCTTAATTTTATATCAAGCAGCGTTTCCTGTTTTTCCATTGTATTATTCAATATTTTGCTTAGTATTTGGAGTTGCAGTAATTAATATGTTCAATTTTATGGACGGGATTAATGGTATTACTGGTATTTATAGTTTGGTAGTATTGTCTGGTATGTATTTTATCAATTTAAATGAAACGATTGTTCATACAGATTTAATTGTGTATTCGGGCTTGTCATTGATTGTATTTGGTTTTTATAATTTTAGAAAAAAAGCACTTTTTTTTGCAGGAGATATTGGTAGCATTGCCATAGGAATGTTGCTTTTTTTTATCGGATTTTTATTTGTTATAAAATTAAATTCAATAATATTTTTATTGTTAATTCTAGTATATGGAGCAGATACAGCACTTACAATGCTTTATAGGCTTATATATACCAAGGAAAGTGTTTTAGATCCTCATAGGCATCACATGTATCAAAAATTAGTGGATGTGTCTAAAATATCTCATTTAAAAGTTTCTTTAGGATATGGTGTACTTCAATTAGTAGTTAATTTTATCATTCTTAAATCCTATAAATTAGAGATGTCAATCCAATTAATAGTGTTTTTTGGTATGATTGTTCTTTTTATCATACTTTATGTTTATCTTTTTAGAGTGTTAGCTAAAAAAGCAAAAATGAGTAATGCGTAA
- a CDS encoding NAD-dependent epimerase/dehydratase family protein, with product MNSNLHIITGNKGFVGLNLIDYFKRNKKETVGVSRTPKNEELSYETLSLEKLNQAKSFIHLAGKAHDLKKISEDSAYFEVNTELTKTLFNQFLKSDCEVFIYMSSVKAAADEVEGVLTEDVTPNPVTVYGKSKLAAETYILSQEIPQNKRVYILRPCMIHGPNNKGNLNLLYSFVSKGIPYPFGKYKNARSFVSVENLCFVINELIENTGVPSGIYNVADNASLSTTALVKIIGDVIEKPAKVLNIPKFFVGLLAKVGDVLPLPVNSERLQKLTENYEVSNVKIKKALQKELPLSVEEGIKKTIASF from the coding sequence ATGAACAGTAACTTACATATAATTACAGGAAATAAAGGTTTTGTTGGTCTTAATTTGATAGACTATTTTAAGAGAAATAAAAAAGAAACTGTTGGTGTATCTAGAACGCCAAAGAATGAAGAGCTTAGTTATGAAACTTTAAGTTTAGAAAAATTGAACCAAGCTAAGAGTTTTATTCATTTAGCAGGGAAAGCGCACGATTTAAAAAAGATATCTGAAGACTCAGCATATTTTGAAGTAAATACAGAATTGACTAAAACACTTTTCAATCAATTTTTAAAGAGTGATTGTGAAGTTTTTATTTACATGAGTTCTGTAAAAGCTGCTGCAGATGAAGTAGAAGGTGTTTTAACCGAAGATGTAACGCCTAATCCTGTTACAGTTTACGGCAAATCTAAATTAGCCGCTGAAACGTATATTTTATCACAAGAAATACCTCAAAATAAAAGAGTGTACATTTTAAGACCTTGCATGATTCATGGTCCTAATAATAAAGGGAATTTAAATTTGTTGTATAGTTTTGTATCTAAAGGAATTCCGTATCCTTTTGGTAAATATAAAAATGCAAGATCTTTTGTTTCTGTAGAAAATTTATGTTTTGTAATTAATGAATTGATAGAAAATACGGGTGTACCTTCTGGCATTTATAATGTGGCAGATAATGCCTCTTTATCTACAACAGCTTTGGTTAAAATTATAGGAGATGTCATAGAAAAACCTGCTAAGGTTTTAAATATTCCAAAGTTTTTTGTTGGGCTTTTAGCAAAAGTAGGAGATGTGTTACCATTACCCGTTAATTCTGAAAGGTTACAAAAATTGACAGAAAATTACGAAGTATCTAATGTAAAGATTAAAAAGGCACTTCAAAAAGAATTACCTTTATCAGTAGAAGAAGGAATCAAAAAAACAATCGCATCATTTTAA
- a CDS encoding polysaccharide pyruvyl transferase family protein, protein MKKIGVLTLPLKGNYGGVLQAFALTTFLKENGFDAYLVDRQWNQTQKNLKYYIQKIIYHNLLIGKVKKFNKKWINPKTFEIRSQERMLDLNNEGFDAFVVGSDQVWRVEHTGGVKNNYFLDFIKDKNVKKVAYAASFGKDSVDGTEESLNEISSLLKQFNAISVREESGVKICSETFDVKAAHVLDPVLLLNSDDYLPIIDKSSPKLVNTMTTYVLDASKVNNDIISDAAAALNLEAVSINYKKDPGLLLKNKSLDFYNYIYPSVSNWLRGFRDAEFIITDSFHGTIFSILFKKQFLVIGNERRGLARFNSILSKLGLMDRLITSKNPYNKEMLFKKINFNEVQELLNKEKVASKSFLLSALK, encoded by the coding sequence ATGAAAAAAATTGGAGTTTTAACATTACCATTGAAAGGAAACTATGGAGGCGTTTTACAAGCTTTTGCATTAACTACTTTTTTAAAGGAAAATGGTTTTGATGCTTATTTAGTAGATAGACAGTGGAACCAAACACAAAAAAATCTAAAGTACTATATCCAAAAAATTATATACCACAACCTTCTTATAGGTAAAGTTAAAAAATTTAATAAGAAATGGATTAATCCTAAAACTTTCGAAATAAGATCACAAGAAAGAATGTTAGATCTTAATAATGAGGGGTTTGATGCTTTTGTTGTTGGTAGTGATCAAGTTTGGAGAGTTGAGCATACTGGTGGTGTAAAAAATAATTACTTTTTAGATTTTATTAAAGATAAAAATGTTAAAAAAGTGGCATACGCTGCTTCTTTTGGAAAAGATAGTGTTGATGGAACTGAAGAATCGTTAAATGAAATAAGTTCTCTTTTAAAACAATTTAATGCTATCTCCGTAAGAGAAGAAAGTGGCGTTAAAATTTGTTCTGAAACATTTGATGTAAAGGCAGCACATGTTTTAGACCCCGTTTTATTACTAAATAGTGATGATTACCTTCCTATTATTGATAAATCTAGCCCCAAACTAGTAAATACAATGACAACTTATGTTTTAGATGCATCTAAAGTTAATAACGATATTATATCGGATGCTGCTGCGGCATTAAATTTAGAAGCGGTATCTATAAATTATAAAAAAGATCCGGGATTATTATTAAAGAATAAATCATTAGATTTTTATAATTATATATATCCATCTGTTTCTAATTGGCTAAGAGGTTTTAGAGATGCAGAATTTATAATAACAGACTCATTTCACGGAACAATATTTTCAATCTTATTTAAAAAACAGTTTCTTGTTATAGGTAATGAAAGAAGAGGGCTTGCTAGGTTCAATTCTATTTTAAGTAAATTAGGATTAATGGATCGATTAATAACAAGTAAAAATCCTTATAATAAAGAGATGTTATTTAAAAAAATAAATTTTAATGAGGTACAAGAGTTATTAAATAAAGAAAAAGTTGCTTCGAAATCTTTTTTATTAAGTGCTTTAAAGTAA
- a CDS encoding glycosyltransferase family 2 protein, which translates to MKISIITVCYNSAKTIEKTFKSVQNQTYKNVEYIVVDGGSKDTTIDLVKKYMSMVSQWVSEPDKGLYDAMNKGIEMATGDIVGILNSDDIFTDEKVLENVANFHLKNKNIDASVGNILQFNEEGKTVRKYSAKNWNPEKLKIGFMPAHPAIFFKRDLFKKYGLYHLDFTIGADYELITRFFLQHKITWKFSDITTTSMLIGGVSSSGFSSYQLISKEIKKALTRNNIKFSYLKVQLRGFWKIIGFLNKK; encoded by the coding sequence ATGAAAATCTCTATAATAACAGTCTGTTACAATAGTGCAAAAACCATCGAAAAAACCTTTAAATCAGTACAAAATCAAACGTATAAAAACGTAGAATACATTGTAGTAGATGGGGGTTCTAAAGATACTACTATAGATTTAGTAAAGAAATACATGTCTATGGTGTCTCAATGGGTTTCTGAACCAGATAAAGGTTTGTATGATGCCATGAACAAAGGGATTGAAATGGCTACAGGAGATATTGTAGGGATTTTAAATTCTGATGATATTTTTACAGATGAAAAAGTGTTAGAAAATGTAGCTAATTTTCATTTAAAAAATAAAAATATTGATGCTTCTGTAGGTAATATTTTACAATTTAATGAAGAAGGGAAAACGGTAAGAAAGTATTCCGCTAAAAATTGGAATCCAGAGAAGCTGAAAATAGGTTTTATGCCAGCGCATCCAGCGATATTTTTTAAAAGAGATTTGTTTAAAAAATATGGACTTTACCATTTAGACTTTACCATTGGTGCAGATTATGAATTGATTACTCGTTTTTTCTTACAACATAAAATCACTTGGAAATTTTCTGATATTACCACTACGTCTATGTTAATAGGTGGTGTAAGTAGTTCTGGTTTTAGTAGTTATCAATTAATTTCAAAAGAAATAAAAAAAGCATTGACCAGAAATAATATAAAATTTAGTTATTTAAAAGTACAGTTAAGAGGCTTTTGGAAAATAATTGGGTTTTTAAATAAAAAGTAA
- a CDS encoding glycosyltransferase — protein sequence MQKKIHNFTNIPSHYRGLLWEKLIKSNFFEFHFFFAIKNKLNIKEIDFNKESFEKDSDRLHIIKNYWLKKRILIWQSGVIKSCFKDDFHTAIFLGEIQVISTWLAMIICKIRGIQVVYWTHGIYGNESNLKKKIRVFFYNTADKILLYERRAKKLLIAEGIKSEKMLVVFNSLNYDKHLSIRHKLQSLNDFQAESKEFTFLNQDLPYLIFVGRLTRVKKLDLLISAVSNINKTDKKLNLLLIGQGDSEITGNLKELVKELNIETNVQFYGACYDEEKLASFIYYSELCVSPGNVGLTAIHSLSFGTPVCTHSNYLNQMPEVEVIEEGVTGCFFEENNIQSLENVISNWVNLPKNRSVIRDNCYQIIDDLYNPYNQLNVIKSLLNE from the coding sequence ATGCAAAAAAAAATACACAACTTTACTAACATTCCTTCTCACTACAGAGGCTTGTTATGGGAGAAATTAATAAAATCTAATTTTTTTGAATTTCATTTCTTTTTTGCAATAAAAAATAAGTTGAATATAAAAGAGATTGACTTTAATAAAGAAAGTTTCGAAAAAGATTCTGATAGGCTTCATATCATAAAAAATTATTGGTTAAAGAAAAGAATTTTAATTTGGCAAAGTGGTGTTATTAAAAGTTGTTTCAAAGATGATTTTCATACAGCTATTTTTTTGGGTGAAATTCAAGTTATTTCCACTTGGTTAGCAATGATAATTTGTAAAATTAGGGGGATACAAGTAGTGTATTGGACGCACGGTATTTATGGTAATGAATCTAATCTAAAAAAGAAAATTAGGGTTTTCTTTTATAATACCGCTGATAAAATTTTATTGTATGAAAGAAGAGCCAAAAAGTTATTAATTGCAGAAGGTATTAAATCAGAAAAAATGCTAGTTGTTTTTAATTCTTTAAATTATGATAAGCATCTTAGTATTAGACATAAGCTACAGTCTTTAAATGATTTTCAAGCTGAAAGTAAAGAATTTACCTTTTTGAATCAAGATTTACCCTATCTTATTTTTGTGGGTAGGTTAACACGCGTTAAAAAATTAGATCTATTAATTAGTGCAGTTTCCAATATAAACAAAACAGATAAAAAATTAAATCTCTTGTTGATTGGACAGGGAGACTCAGAAATAACAGGAAACCTAAAAGAATTAGTCAAAGAGTTAAACATAGAGACTAATGTTCAGTTTTACGGTGCTTGTTATGATGAAGAAAAGTTAGCTAGTTTTATCTATTATTCAGAACTTTGTGTATCACCAGGAAATGTAGGTTTAACAGCTATACATTCTTTAAGTTTTGGCACACCTGTTTGTACACATTCAAACTATTTAAATCAAATGCCAGAGGTAGAAGTTATAGAAGAAGGTGTAACTGGTTGTTTTTTTGAAGAAAATAATATTCAGTCACTAGAAAATGTAATATCAAATTGGGTGAATTTACCTAAAAATAGAAGTGTAATTAGAGATAATTGTTACCAAATTATAGATGATTTGTATAATCCATACAATCAGTTAAATGTTATTAAAAGTCTATTAAATGAATAA
- a CDS encoding glycosyltransferase family 4 protein: MNILFIIGGNDKGGVLTWLVDLAKELDKAGVNLSFAASLKGASYKALSNYGKAYILPSKSKMYNPKVVAGIPWYSPRVMLHNWKTKNLNSIEISKLVDENEIDRLITIGFSDIPKLRVKRKDVQVISVLHTVPRIDTTPFKLKSRFITYKLSKVDKVVAVGDVIRQRLEKFLKEEIILIPNSCKDFSVFKDKKIILKEKFNIPLNTKSIGSLGRFSKTKGFLELINIFETLALEHQNLHCVLGGSPSSDSEKEYFKEVKSFASKSDYANRIHFLGNVNNEDFYPIIDIYLLISVNSIESFGLVAIEAMSSNIPVIATGKGGPLEIIDHKNTGFLVEDNSVESFSKYISALLLSNDLYDKIASNGREAFLKRFTNEIWGKKWLRLFKSTIKS; encoded by the coding sequence ATGAATATTTTATTTATTATAGGAGGAAATGACAAAGGCGGAGTTTTAACTTGGTTGGTTGATTTAGCAAAGGAATTAGATAAAGCAGGAGTTAATTTATCTTTTGCAGCTTCATTAAAAGGAGCAAGTTATAAAGCTTTATCTAATTATGGTAAAGCGTATATATTACCCAGTAAAAGTAAAATGTATAACCCAAAAGTAGTTGCAGGAATTCCTTGGTATTCGCCAAGAGTAATGCTTCATAATTGGAAAACTAAAAATTTAAATTCTATTGAAATTTCTAAACTTGTAGATGAAAATGAAATAGATAGACTTATTACAATTGGTTTTAGTGATATACCTAAGTTACGTGTTAAAAGAAAAGACGTACAAGTAATATCTGTGTTACATACTGTACCGCGTATAGATACTACGCCTTTTAAATTGAAGAGTAGGTTTATAACTTATAAATTATCAAAAGTTGATAAAGTGGTTGCTGTAGGCGATGTTATTAGACAAAGGTTAGAAAAGTTTTTAAAAGAAGAAATTATCTTAATACCTAACAGTTGTAAAGATTTTTCAGTTTTTAAGGATAAAAAAATAATATTAAAAGAAAAGTTTAACATACCTTTAAACACAAAGAGTATAGGTTCTTTAGGAAGGTTTTCTAAAACGAAAGGTTTTTTAGAATTGATTAACATATTCGAAACCTTAGCTTTAGAGCATCAAAATCTACACTGTGTATTAGGTGGTAGCCCATCTAGTGATAGTGAAAAAGAATATTTTAAAGAAGTAAAGTCTTTTGCAAGTAAAAGTGATTATGCTAATAGAATTCACTTTCTTGGTAATGTAAATAATGAAGATTTTTATCCAATAATAGATATATATCTTTTAATAAGCGTTAATAGTATAGAAAGTTTTGGTTTAGTGGCTATTGAAGCTATGTCTAGTAATATACCTGTTATTGCTACAGGAAAAGGTGGGCCATTAGAAATTATAGATCATAAAAATACAGGTTTTCTAGTAGAAGATAATAGTGTAGAAAGTTTTAGTAAATACATTTCGGCATTATTACTAAGTAATGATTTGTATGACAAAATAGCAAGTAATGGTAGAGAAGCATTTCTTAAAAGATTTACCAATGAAATTTGGGGTAAGAAATGGTTGCGCTTATTTAAAAGCACTATTAAATCATAA
- a CDS encoding O-antigen ligase translates to MKNKLFFVLINIFLCLIITLLNQRQEFIWLFCFGYIFVCFIFFTLVNNDLLFKNSIPVKASALYVIFFIAIIANNTSNNWLKYVSLAFFPIVMFQTNFYLFKKRYLSINVFILLVLLLAVLASYKVFFVTKLLVDSNSNTLQTNWSNLLSACLPVVFLIKKRSLQYAFLLFIGAFIIIGLKRTGLISLFVTLFIMVFFRVQQGKVIFSLKWAVLTILLLMSGYLFFLQDKSSENLDKAMGRIERLSEDGGSGRDNLYIVGFNNWIDNSYVPLENKIIGSGYYGFRRKSGLSNYESSHNDILDFAYDYGIFAVLCLLLFYIRLFKILIILWGKKNKHFQFVLSTVLIFLIYSVFSGFYHFFFFFIPLILSFSLIEVIVNDDFGKSCSVYKIRRNNND, encoded by the coding sequence ATGAAAAATAAATTATTTTTTGTGCTTATTAATATTTTCTTGTGTTTAATCATAACGCTTTTAAATCAAAGACAAGAATTTATTTGGCTATTTTGTTTTGGTTATATTTTTGTTTGTTTTATATTTTTTACGTTAGTAAATAACGATCTATTATTTAAAAACTCAATTCCTGTTAAAGCTTCAGCATTGTATGTCATTTTTTTTATAGCGATAATAGCAAACAATACATCAAACAATTGGCTTAAATATGTTTCTTTAGCTTTTTTTCCTATAGTAATGTTTCAAACCAATTTTTATTTGTTTAAAAAGCGGTATTTAAGTATTAATGTATTTATATTGTTAGTATTGTTACTTGCTGTGTTAGCTAGTTACAAAGTGTTTTTTGTTACTAAATTATTGGTAGATTCAAATAGCAATACCCTGCAAACAAATTGGTCTAACTTATTAAGTGCTTGTCTTCCAGTAGTTTTTTTAATAAAAAAAAGAAGTTTGCAATACGCTTTTTTATTATTTATAGGAGCTTTTATTATTATAGGCTTAAAAAGAACAGGTTTAATTTCTCTATTTGTAACGCTATTTATTATGGTGTTTTTTAGAGTTCAACAAGGCAAAGTAATTTTTAGTTTAAAATGGGCTGTTTTAACAATACTTTTGCTAATGAGTGGTTACTTGTTTTTTTTACAAGATAAAAGTTCAGAAAATTTAGACAAAGCTATGGGGCGTATAGAACGCTTGTCTGAAGATGGAGGTTCAGGTAGAGATAATTTATATATAGTTGGTTTTAATAATTGGATAGATAATAGTTATGTGCCTTTAGAAAACAAAATTATTGGTTCTGGTTATTATGGGTTTAGAAGAAAATCGGGGCTCTCAAATTATGAGTCATCCCATAATGATATATTAGATTTTGCGTATGATTATGGTATATTTGCTGTACTATGTTTATTATTATTTTATATTAGATTATTTAAAATTTTAATAATACTTTGGGGTAAAAAAAATAAACACTTTCAATTTGTATTAAGTACAGTATTAATTTTTTTAATTTACAGTGTTTTTTCTGGGTTCTACCACTTTTTTTTCTTTTTTATACCATTAATACTTAGTTTTTCTTTAATTGAAGTTATTGTGAATGATGATTTTGGTAAAAGCTGTTCTGTATATAAAATTAGAAGAAATAACAATGATTAA
- a CDS encoding glycosyltransferase family 4 protein — translation MNKQSKILFFGPFPEPYTGQSISFKQVFENFNSDKILFNTTNFKKNKIINSLYCLFFLPIVFVFYKFDKIYFTCTRSKFGFIKDFQLLLFAKIFNKKVVNHLHGADFIDFYKNSGFLKKLIRWSYNHINTNIVLLPSMKDQFNEFSSSKIEVVANCYSSDFKDYKVDFSLKKKQLVFLSNLIYSKGVFVFLEAIKELLDKDKDLIIKIAGLPMGDELMSTKNVSIKFKEISEELKLLYPKRFLYLGVVQGKDKEDLLKESSIFVLPTFYKTEAFPLTIIEAMYFGNAIITTDHNYLKDVIDLKNGALIKTKSFNDIVDNVTILFQDKKRLQKIQGFNHKEAMLKYNPNTFDMKVGEIINNL, via the coding sequence ATGAATAAACAAAGTAAAATTCTTTTTTTTGGACCTTTTCCAGAACCTTATACAGGTCAGTCAATTTCATTTAAACAAGTTTTTGAGAATTTTAATTCTGATAAAATTTTATTTAACACAACTAATTTTAAAAAGAACAAGATAATTAATTCATTATATTGTCTGTTTTTTTTGCCTATAGTTTTCGTCTTCTATAAATTTGATAAAATATATTTTACTTGTACAAGAAGTAAATTTGGTTTTATAAAAGATTTTCAATTATTATTATTCGCTAAAATTTTTAATAAAAAAGTTGTTAATCATTTACACGGTGCTGATTTTATAGATTTTTATAAGAATTCTGGTTTTTTAAAGAAATTAATTAGGTGGAGCTACAATCATATTAATACAAACATTGTTTTATTACCCTCAATGAAAGATCAGTTTAACGAGTTTTCTTCTTCAAAAATAGAAGTAGTTGCTAATTGTTATTCGTCAGATTTTAAAGACTATAAAGTTGATTTTTCATTGAAGAAAAAACAACTTGTTTTTTTATCAAATTTAATATATTCAAAAGGTGTTTTTGTTTTTTTAGAAGCTATTAAAGAGTTATTAGATAAGGATAAAGATTTAATTATAAAGATTGCGGGTTTGCCAATGGGTGATGAATTGATGTCTACAAAAAACGTAAGCATTAAATTTAAAGAAATATCAGAAGAGTTAAAATTATTATATCCTAAAAGATTTTTATATCTAGGTGTTGTTCAAGGAAAGGATAAGGAAGATTTATTAAAAGAAAGTTCTATTTTTGTTTTACCTACATTTTACAAAACAGAAGCTTTTCCACTGACTATTATAGAGGCAATGTATTTTGGGAATGCAATAATAACTACAGATCATAATTATTTAAAAGATGTAATTGATTTAAAAAATGGTGCCCTAATAAAAACGAAGTCATTTAATGATATCGTTGATAATGTTACAATTTTATTTCAGGATAAAAAAAGATTACAGAAAATACAAGGCTTTAATCATAAAGAAGCTATGTTAAAATATAATCCAAATACTTTTGATATGAAAGTTGGAGAAATAATAAATAATTTATAA